One Stenotrophomonas maltophilia DNA window includes the following coding sequences:
- a CDS encoding sensor histidine kinase, protein MKRRSFTFRLFLRLLPVLALAAALPWLLAYWMNHGWVVTLVSALVLLSLMWWTLRRATAPVRSLMRALSGTTSSYRDGEYNFGVHWPGNDELGDLVQAHRELGDVLRAQRQGLVQRELLLDTMVQNTPVAMLLIASGGDGISRVVFSNLAARKLLHGGWKLEGQRLEEVLEQVPVELRDAIARGGDSLFAVHAENEDGDEDDEQVYHLSRRAFQLNGRPHDLLLVRLLTAELRRQEVQTWKKVIRVISHELNNSLAPIASLAHSGGVLVQRERFDRLPEIFTTIEDRARHLEGFIRGYARFAKLPQPQLQTVHWAPFLSSLRQQIPFTMDREPDEELSSRIDIAQFGQALLNLLKNAHEACAEADPPNDDVQVQLTRLPQWLRLDVLDRGKGMNEQVLQNALMPFYSTKRNGTGLGLALTREIVEAHGGRVSLQNRGDGGLCVSILLPVG, encoded by the coding sequence ATGAAGCGTCGTTCGTTCACCTTCCGCCTGTTCCTGCGCCTGCTGCCGGTGCTGGCGCTGGCTGCGGCATTGCCGTGGCTGCTGGCTTACTGGATGAACCACGGCTGGGTGGTGACCCTGGTGTCGGCCCTGGTTCTGCTGTCGCTGATGTGGTGGACCCTGCGCCGGGCTACCGCACCGGTGCGTTCACTGATGCGTGCGCTGTCGGGGACCACCAGCAGCTACCGCGACGGTGAATACAACTTCGGCGTGCACTGGCCCGGCAACGACGAACTGGGCGACCTGGTGCAGGCGCACCGCGAGCTGGGTGACGTGCTGCGTGCGCAGCGCCAGGGCCTGGTGCAGCGCGAGCTGCTGCTGGACACCATGGTGCAGAACACGCCGGTGGCGATGCTGTTGATCGCATCCGGCGGCGACGGTATCTCCCGCGTGGTGTTCTCCAACCTGGCCGCGCGCAAGCTGCTGCATGGCGGCTGGAAGCTGGAAGGCCAGCGTCTGGAAGAGGTGCTGGAGCAGGTGCCGGTGGAGCTGCGCGATGCCATCGCCCGTGGCGGTGACAGCCTGTTCGCGGTGCATGCGGAAAACGAAGACGGCGATGAGGATGACGAGCAGGTCTACCACCTGTCGCGCCGTGCTTTCCAGCTCAATGGCCGACCGCACGACCTGCTGCTGGTGCGCCTGCTGACCGCCGAACTGCGCCGCCAGGAAGTGCAGACGTGGAAGAAGGTGATCCGGGTGATCAGCCACGAGCTCAACAATTCACTGGCACCGATCGCGTCGCTGGCGCATTCCGGTGGCGTGCTGGTGCAGCGCGAGCGCTTCGACCGGCTGCCGGAAATCTTCACCACCATCGAAGACCGCGCGCGCCATCTGGAAGGCTTCATCCGGGGCTACGCGCGCTTTGCCAAGCTGCCGCAGCCGCAGTTGCAGACCGTGCACTGGGCGCCGTTCCTGTCCAGCCTGCGCCAGCAGATCCCGTTCACCATGGATCGCGAACCGGACGAGGAACTGAGCAGCCGCATCGACATCGCGCAGTTCGGGCAGGCACTGTTGAACCTGTTGAAGAACGCCCATGAAGCCTGCGCCGAAGCCGATCCGCCCAACGATGACGTACAGGTACAGCTGACGCGGTTGCCGCAGTGGCTGCGCCTGGATGTGCTTGATCGCGGCAAGGGCATGAACGAGCAGGTGCTGCAGAACGCACTGATGCCGTTCTATTCGACCAAGCGCAATGGCACTGGATTGGGTTTGGCGCTCACCCGCGAGATCGTGGAAGCACACGGTGGGCGGGTGTCGTTGCAGAACCGCGGTGATGGTGGGTTGTGCGTGTCGATTCTGTTGCCGGTGGGTTGA
- a CDS encoding ABC transporter permease: MDIRPILSTLRRHKTAAALIVLEVALTCAIVCNALFLVSQRVEKISMPSGIAENELVMLRVSGIGKQTDALARTREDLASLRAIPGVSNVTIINQVPFRNGSSSSSISRVIDQERPTTNASMYTLSENGLATMGINLIAGRDFLPDEYQNFEDVSKGGAKEKAIPVIFTQSTAAKMEPNGSALGKTYYMGKQSLHVVGIVDTLSTPNGWSDNWTNSMLLPIRTTFDKGGTYVLRTSPERRQDVLDAGAAALERNDPNRLMRDKLTYEDQRKDFFKNDRAMVGLLITVSISLLVVTALGIIGLASFWVQQRSKQIGIRRALGATRGQILRYFQTENFLLATLGIVLGMLAAYAINLALMNLYELPRMPLHYLPLGALLLWMLGQIAVFGPARRAAAVPPAVATRGA; this comes from the coding sequence ATGGACATCCGCCCCATCCTCAGCACGCTGCGCCGGCACAAGACTGCCGCTGCCCTGATCGTGCTGGAAGTCGCACTGACCTGCGCCATCGTCTGCAACGCGCTGTTCCTGGTCAGCCAGCGCGTGGAGAAGATCAGCATGCCCAGCGGCATCGCCGAGAACGAACTGGTGATGTTGCGCGTCAGTGGCATCGGCAAGCAGACCGACGCCCTGGCCCGTACCCGCGAAGACCTGGCATCGCTGCGCGCCATCCCCGGCGTCAGCAACGTCACCATCATCAACCAGGTCCCCTTCCGCAACGGCTCCTCCAGCAGCAGCATCTCGCGCGTGATCGACCAGGAACGGCCAACCACCAACGCCTCGATGTACACCCTGTCCGAGAATGGGCTGGCGACGATGGGCATCAACCTGATCGCAGGCCGCGATTTCCTGCCCGACGAGTACCAGAACTTCGAAGACGTCAGCAAGGGTGGCGCCAAGGAGAAGGCCATCCCGGTCATCTTCACCCAGTCCACTGCCGCCAAGATGGAGCCCAACGGCAGCGCACTGGGCAAGACCTACTACATGGGCAAGCAGTCGCTGCATGTGGTCGGCATCGTCGACACCCTCAGCACGCCCAATGGCTGGAGTGACAACTGGACCAACTCGATGCTGCTGCCGATCCGCACCACCTTCGACAAGGGTGGCACGTATGTGCTGCGGACCTCGCCGGAGCGCCGTCAGGACGTGCTCGACGCCGGTGCCGCTGCGCTGGAGCGCAACGACCCCAACCGCCTGATGCGCGACAAGCTCACCTATGAAGACCAGCGCAAGGACTTCTTCAAGAACGACCGCGCGATGGTCGGCCTGCTGATCACCGTCAGCATCTCGCTGCTGGTGGTCACCGCGCTGGGCATCATCGGCCTGGCCAGCTTCTGGGTGCAGCAGCGCAGCAAGCAGATCGGCATCCGCCGTGCGCTGGGCGCCACCCGCGGGCAGATCCTGCGCTACTTCCAGACCGAGAACTTCCTGTTGGCCACGCTGGGCATCGTGCTGGGCATGCTGGCGGCCTACGCGATCAACCTGGCACTGATGAACCTGTACGAGCTGCCGCGCATGCCCCTGCACTACCTGCCACTGGGTGCGCTGCTGCTGTGGATGCTTGGCCAGATCGCCGTGTTCGGACCCGCGCGGCGTGCGGCGGCGGTACCGCCTGCGGTTGCCACGCGGGGCGCGTGA
- a CDS encoding sigma-54-dependent transcriptional regulator: MPSILIIDDNASVGTALDVLFSLHDIDTLQAQSPAEGLALLESQPVDLVIQDMNFSEDTTSGEEGEDLFAQIRARHPDLPVILLTAWTHLSSAVDLVKAGAADYLAKPWDDRKLMTTVNNLLELSEARRELDRRRSRELRQRNALEEKYDLCGAVFADPASERVIALACQVARSELPVLITGPNGAGKEKIAQIIQANSLVAKGPFITVNCGALPSELIEAELFGADAGAYTGANKAREGKFEASDGGTLFLDEIGNLSLGGQMKLLRVLETGRFERLGSNRERQVKVRVVSATNADLPAMIRDGTFREDLYYRLNTVELVLPPLAERPADIVPLAERFLTAGKPLATAAAAALQRHPWPGNVRELRNVIQRAELLATGNRIEVADLNLPRAAPAPRPAASAGNDPDRARIEDVLARNHGVIAQAAAELGLSRQALYRRMDRHGIPRE; the protein is encoded by the coding sequence ATGCCTTCGATCCTGATCATCGACGACAACGCCAGTGTCGGCACCGCACTGGACGTGCTGTTCTCCCTGCACGACATCGACACCCTGCAGGCGCAGAGCCCGGCCGAGGGGCTGGCATTGCTCGAGTCGCAGCCGGTCGACCTGGTGATCCAGGACATGAATTTCAGCGAGGACACCACCTCCGGCGAGGAAGGCGAAGACCTGTTCGCGCAGATCCGCGCGCGCCATCCGGACCTGCCGGTGATCCTGCTGACCGCCTGGACCCACCTCAGCAGCGCGGTGGACCTGGTCAAGGCCGGTGCCGCCGACTACCTGGCCAAGCCGTGGGACGACCGCAAGCTGATGACCACGGTCAACAACCTGCTGGAGTTGTCCGAGGCGCGCCGCGAACTGGACCGGCGCCGCAGCCGTGAACTGCGCCAGCGCAACGCGCTGGAAGAGAAGTACGACCTGTGCGGCGCCGTGTTCGCCGATCCAGCCAGCGAGCGCGTCATCGCCCTGGCCTGCCAGGTCGCGCGCTCCGAGCTGCCGGTACTGATCACCGGCCCCAATGGTGCCGGCAAGGAAAAAATCGCGCAGATCATCCAGGCCAACTCGCTGGTGGCCAAGGGCCCGTTCATCACGGTCAACTGCGGTGCACTGCCGTCGGAGCTGATCGAAGCCGAACTGTTCGGTGCCGATGCCGGCGCCTACACCGGTGCCAACAAGGCTCGCGAAGGCAAGTTCGAAGCCTCCGATGGCGGCACCCTGTTCCTGGATGAGATCGGCAACCTGTCGCTGGGCGGCCAGATGAAACTGCTGCGTGTACTGGAAACCGGGCGCTTCGAACGCCTGGGTTCCAACCGCGAACGCCAGGTCAAGGTGCGCGTGGTCAGCGCCACCAACGCTGACCTGCCGGCCATGATCCGCGACGGTACCTTCCGCGAAGACCTCTATTACCGGCTGAACACCGTGGAGCTGGTGCTGCCGCCGCTGGCCGAACGCCCCGCCGACATCGTGCCACTGGCCGAGCGTTTCCTGACTGCCGGCAAGCCGTTGGCCACTGCGGCCGCCGCTGCCCTGCAGCGGCATCCGTGGCCGGGCAACGTGCGTGAACTGCGCAACGTGATCCAGCGCGCCGAGCTGCTGGCCACCGGCAACCGCATCGAAGTGGCCGATCTCAACCTGCCGCGTGCTGCCCCCGCACCACGCCCGGCGGCCAGTGCCGGCAATGATCCCGACCGTGCGCGCATCGAGGATGTGCTGGCGCGCAACCACGGCGTCATCGCCCAGGCCGCCGCCGAACTCGGTCTGAGCCGCCAGGCGCTTTACCGGCGCATGGACCGCCACGGCATCCCACGCGAATGA
- the glmU gene encoding bifunctional UDP-N-acetylglucosamine diphosphorylase/glucosamine-1-phosphate N-acetyltransferase GlmU — MTQALHVIILAAGAGKRMKSVLPKVLQPIAGQPMLAHVIDAARELQPAAIHVVYGHGGEAVRQHFADQPDLQWAEQAQQLGTGHAVAQAMPQVPDAAQVLVLYGDVPLIRAQTLRDLLAQPGRLAVLVADVEDPTGYGRVLRDAEGRVGSIVEQKDATDDQLRVRTINTGIIAAESTALRRWLSQLSNRNAQGEYYLTDVFAFAAHEYTPAEMALVADAQEAEGANDPWQLSQLERAWQRRAVRALCAQGARVRDPARLDIRGTVTVGSDVLIDVDVVLEGNIVLGDGVTIGPFNRLKDVTLGPGTEVRAHCDLEGVVTEGAALVGPFARLRPGTVLADGVHVGNFVETKKVTLGVGSKANHLTYLGDAVIGSKVNIGAGTITCNYDGVNKSTTTIGDNAFIGSNSSLVAPLTIGEGATIAAGSVITRTAPDGKLTLARARQETIDGWKRPVKKS, encoded by the coding sequence ATGACCCAAGCCCTGCACGTCATCATCCTCGCCGCCGGCGCCGGCAAGCGCATGAAGTCGGTGCTGCCGAAGGTGCTGCAGCCGATCGCCGGCCAACCGATGCTGGCGCACGTGATCGATGCCGCCCGCGAGCTGCAGCCGGCCGCTATCCACGTGGTCTATGGCCATGGTGGCGAGGCGGTGCGTCAGCACTTCGCCGACCAGCCCGATCTGCAATGGGCCGAGCAGGCACAGCAGCTCGGTACCGGGCACGCCGTCGCGCAGGCGATGCCGCAGGTGCCTGATGCGGCACAGGTGCTGGTGCTGTACGGCGATGTGCCGCTGATCCGCGCGCAGACCCTGCGCGACCTGCTGGCACAGCCGGGACGGCTGGCGGTGCTGGTGGCCGACGTCGAGGACCCGACCGGCTATGGCCGCGTGCTGCGCGATGCGGAAGGCAGGGTCGGTTCGATTGTCGAACAGAAGGACGCCACCGACGACCAGCTGCGCGTGCGTACGATCAACACCGGCATCATCGCTGCGGAGTCGACCGCGCTGCGCCGCTGGCTGTCGCAGCTCTCCAACCGCAATGCACAGGGCGAGTACTACCTGACCGACGTGTTCGCGTTTGCCGCGCATGAGTACACCCCGGCCGAAATGGCGCTGGTGGCCGACGCGCAGGAAGCCGAGGGGGCGAACGATCCCTGGCAGCTGTCGCAGCTGGAACGCGCCTGGCAGCGCCGCGCGGTGCGGGCGCTGTGCGCACAGGGCGCACGCGTGCGCGACCCGGCACGACTCGACATCCGTGGCACCGTCACCGTGGGCAGTGACGTGCTGATCGATGTCGACGTGGTGCTGGAAGGCAACATCGTGCTCGGCGACGGCGTCACCATTGGTCCGTTCAACCGGCTGAAGGACGTCACTCTTGGCCCGGGCACCGAAGTGCGCGCACATTGTGATCTGGAAGGCGTGGTCACCGAAGGCGCGGCACTGGTCGGCCCGTTCGCGCGCCTGCGCCCGGGTACCGTGCTCGCCGATGGCGTGCATGTCGGTAACTTCGTCGAGACCAAGAAGGTCACCCTCGGTGTCGGCAGCAAGGCCAATCACCTCACCTATCTGGGTGACGCGGTGATCGGCAGCAAGGTGAACATCGGTGCCGGCACCATCACCTGCAACTACGACGGCGTGAACAAGTCGACCACCACCATCGGCGACAACGCGTTCATCGGCTCCAACAGCTCGCTGGTGGCGCCGCTGACGATCGGCGAGGGCGCTACCATCGCCGCCGGCTCGGTCATCACCCGCACCGCACCGGACGGCAAGTTGACACTTGCACGTGCACGACAGGAAACCATCGATGGCTGGAAGCGCCCGGTCAAGAAGTCCTGA
- a CDS encoding GNAT family N-acetyltransferase, with protein MAGSARSRSPEPRLPRADELGVLPAIERRAGELLKGHEAYPVFAGHGLDLPTLQDGLQRGQLWVVDGIGGGIAGYLLAGELSGDFHVLQMDVDPAHARRGHGRALLRHALAQARADGYAAAVLTTLSDVPWNADFYASEGFVEVPEAEWSDGLRAVMAEEAALGFPMHLRVAMRRSISSLDG; from the coding sequence ATGGCTGGAAGCGCCCGGTCAAGAAGTCCTGAGCCCCGTCTCCCGCGCGCCGACGAGCTCGGCGTGCTGCCGGCGATCGAACGGCGTGCCGGTGAACTGCTGAAGGGCCACGAAGCCTACCCGGTGTTCGCCGGCCATGGCCTGGACCTGCCGACGCTGCAGGACGGCCTTCAGCGTGGCCAGTTGTGGGTGGTGGATGGCATCGGCGGCGGCATTGCCGGCTACCTGCTGGCAGGCGAGCTGAGCGGCGACTTCCATGTCCTGCAGATGGACGTGGACCCCGCGCATGCACGCCGCGGTCATGGCCGAGCGCTGCTGCGCCATGCGTTGGCACAGGCCAGGGCCGACGGCTACGCGGCAGCGGTGCTGACTACGTTGTCTGACGTGCCGTGGAATGCCGACTTCTATGCCAGCGAAGGGTTCGTTGAAGTGCCGGAGGCAGAGTGGAGCGATGGCCTGCGGGCGGTGATGGCCGAAGAGGCCGCGCTCGGGTTTCCGATGCACCTGCGGGTGGCGATGCGGCGATCCATCTCTTCGCTGGATGGCTGA
- a CDS encoding ABC transporter permease, whose translation MFAYYARLAVRSFRRNKILTALMVVAIALGIGASMTTLTVFHVLSGDPIPGKSDRLFYVQLDAATGAYVAGEEPETQLTRFDGEALLREAKGERQALMSGGGGTIEPDNSTLKPFSIDTRWTSADFFPMFEVPMQYGRPWTREDDEGRARVVVISKALNDKLYQGANSVGRDLRMEGQSYRIVGVMKEWSPEPHFYDLTTGSYGKNEDLLLPISTSFDLKLGNNGNMNCFGENPDGNSYSLNAPCAWLQYWVELDPAKAADYRRYLENYSTQQREAGRFKHPPNVRLRTVMEWLDFNGAVPSDVRLQLWLALGFLGVCLVNTVGLLLAKFLRRSGEIGVRRALGASRGQIFLQCLVEAGAVGVVGGVLGIGLALLGLFAVRQQPVEYAKLAHLDGNMLLLALGLTLFASLAAGFLPAWRAMQVTPAIQLKSQ comes from the coding sequence ATGTTCGCCTACTACGCCCGATTGGCGGTACGCAGCTTCCGCCGCAACAAGATCCTGACCGCGCTGATGGTGGTCGCCATCGCGCTCGGCATCGGCGCCTCGATGACCACGCTGACCGTATTCCACGTGCTGTCCGGTGACCCGATTCCCGGCAAGAGCGACCGCCTGTTCTATGTGCAGCTCGACGCCGCGACCGGTGCCTATGTCGCCGGCGAAGAGCCGGAAACCCAGTTGACCCGCTTCGACGGTGAAGCGCTGCTGCGCGAAGCCAAGGGCGAGCGCCAGGCGCTGATGAGCGGCGGCGGCGGCACCATCGAGCCGGACAACAGCACCCTCAAGCCCTTCAGCATCGACACCCGCTGGACCTCGGCCGACTTCTTCCCGATGTTCGAGGTGCCCATGCAGTACGGGCGTCCGTGGACGCGGGAGGACGATGAAGGCCGCGCACGCGTGGTGGTCATCTCCAAGGCCCTCAACGACAAGCTGTACCAGGGCGCCAACAGCGTCGGCCGCGACCTGCGCATGGAAGGCCAGAGCTACCGCATCGTCGGCGTGATGAAGGAATGGAGCCCCGAACCTCACTTCTATGACCTCACCACCGGCAGCTACGGCAAGAACGAAGACCTGCTGCTGCCGATCTCCACCTCGTTCGACCTGAAGCTCGGCAACAACGGCAACATGAACTGCTTCGGCGAAAATCCCGACGGCAACAGCTACTCGCTCAATGCACCGTGCGCGTGGCTGCAGTACTGGGTGGAATTGGACCCGGCCAAGGCCGCCGACTACCGCCGCTACCTGGAAAACTATTCGACCCAGCAGCGTGAGGCCGGCCGCTTCAAGCATCCGCCGAACGTGCGCCTGCGCACCGTGATGGAATGGCTGGACTTCAACGGCGCAGTACCCAGCGATGTGCGCCTGCAGCTGTGGCTGGCGCTGGGCTTCCTCGGTGTCTGCCTGGTCAATACGGTGGGCCTGCTGCTGGCCAAGTTCCTGCGCCGCAGCGGTGAAATCGGCGTGCGCCGTGCCCTCGGTGCCAGCCGCGGCCAGATCTTCCTGCAGTGTCTGGTGGAAGCCGGCGCGGTCGGCGTGGTCGGTGGCGTGCTGGGCATCGGCTTGGCCCTGCTCGGCCTGTTCGCGGTGCGCCAGCAACCGGTGGAGTACGCCAAGCTCGCCCACCTGGACGGCAACATGCTGCTGCTCGCACTGGGCCTGACCCTGTTCGCCAGCCTCGCCGCCGGTTTCCTGCCCGCCTGGCGTGCGATGCAGGTCACTCCGGCCATCCAGCTCAAGTCGCAGTAA
- a CDS encoding ABC transporter ATP-binding protein: protein MYMLEMRSVAKVFRTEQVETHALRSLELQVKEGEFVAVTGPSGSGKTTFLNIAGLLETFTSGTYMLDGQDVSTLGDDARSRLRNQKIGFIFQGFNLIPDLNLFDNVDVPLRYRKMSANERRERIEKALTQVGLGSRMKHYPNELSGGQQQRAAIARALAGSPRLLLADEPTGNLDTQMARGVMELLEEINAAGTTIVMVTHDPELAARAQRNVHIVDGQVTDLVREPVLATPPRHIVAVNE from the coding sequence ATGTACATGCTCGAAATGCGTTCGGTCGCCAAAGTCTTCCGCACTGAACAGGTGGAAACCCACGCACTGCGCTCGCTGGAACTGCAGGTCAAGGAAGGTGAGTTCGTCGCCGTCACCGGTCCGTCCGGTTCCGGCAAGACCACCTTCCTCAACATCGCCGGCCTGCTGGAAACCTTCACCAGCGGCACCTACATGCTGGACGGCCAGGATGTGAGCACGCTGGGCGATGACGCCCGCAGCCGCCTGCGCAACCAGAAGATCGGCTTCATCTTCCAGGGCTTCAACCTGATCCCGGACCTGAACCTGTTCGACAACGTGGACGTGCCGCTGCGCTATCGCAAGATGAGCGCCAACGAGCGCCGCGAACGCATCGAGAAGGCGCTGACCCAGGTCGGCCTGGGCTCGCGCATGAAGCACTACCCGAATGAACTGTCCGGTGGCCAGCAGCAGCGCGCGGCGATCGCGCGTGCCCTGGCCGGCAGCCCGCGCCTGCTGCTGGCCGACGAACCAACCGGCAACCTGGACACGCAGATGGCCCGCGGCGTGATGGAGCTGCTGGAGGAGATCAATGCCGCCGGCACCACCATCGTGATGGTCACCCACGACCCGGAACTGGCCGCGCGCGCGCAGCGCAACGTACACATCGTCGATGGCCAGGTGACCGACCTGGTACGCGAACCAGTGCTAGCTACCCCGCCGCGCCACATCGTCGCCGTCAACGAGTGA
- a CDS encoding F0F1 ATP synthase subunit epsilon, whose protein sequence is MSTIRCDIVSAEQEIFRGEATLVVATGELGELGIAPKHAPLITRLKPGKVVVTTPNGEQLDFAISGGILEVQPQVVTVLADTAIRAQDIDEASVRKAKEEAERILANRGEAMEVAEAQQKLAEAVVQLQALERLRKNLKH, encoded by the coding sequence ATGAGCACGATCCGTTGCGACATCGTCAGCGCCGAGCAGGAAATCTTCCGTGGCGAAGCGACCCTGGTCGTGGCCACCGGTGAGCTGGGCGAACTGGGCATCGCGCCCAAGCACGCGCCGCTGATCACCCGCCTGAAGCCGGGCAAGGTGGTGGTGACCACGCCGAACGGCGAGCAGCTGGATTTCGCCATTTCCGGCGGCATCCTGGAAGTGCAGCCGCAGGTGGTGACCGTGCTGGCCGACACCGCGATCCGCGCACAGGACATCGACGAAGCCTCGGTCCGCAAGGCCAAGGAAGAAGCCGAGCGCATCCTGGCCAACCGCGGCGAAGCGATGGAAGTGGCCGAAGCCCAGCAGAAGCTGGCCGAAGCCGTCGTCCAGCTGCAGGCGCTGGAGCGCCTGCGCAAGAATCTCAAGCACTGA
- a CDS encoding GtrA family protein — protein sequence MSLVRQGSAYLVIGLVQLLVDWLVFVVATALGMPVAPANIAGRLAGMLLGFWLNGRYTFAEAGTRKLGWKRFARFFVLWLLLTAASTLLVSLVDHALGLQYTWLAKPLVEGGLACVSFLLMRYVVYR from the coding sequence ATGAGCCTTGTCCGCCAGGGAAGCGCCTACCTCGTGATCGGTCTCGTGCAGCTGCTGGTCGATTGGCTGGTGTTCGTGGTCGCCACCGCGCTGGGCATGCCGGTAGCGCCGGCCAACATCGCCGGCCGCTTGGCCGGCATGCTGCTGGGCTTCTGGCTCAACGGCCGCTATACCTTTGCCGAGGCCGGCACCCGCAAGCTGGGATGGAAGCGCTTTGCACGCTTCTTCGTGCTGTGGCTGCTGCTGACGGCGGCGAGCACGCTGCTGGTCAGCTTGGTCGACCACGCGCTGGGCCTGCAGTACACGTGGCTGGCCAAGCCGCTGGTGGAAGGCGGGCTGGCGTGCGTGTCGTTCCTGTTGATGCGCTACGTGGTGTACCGCTGA
- a CDS encoding PDZ domain-containing protein: MRACAMCLSLLLLPLPALAGGGSAQTLEWRQDGARLSLRSTEGLVRVEAASPEVRFGVRSGDRILRVDDTAVRRVEHLAEALHHSYAATAYLLLRRDKRELTVAVDAAAWRQALKVPPPPAPPPPPAPPRR; the protein is encoded by the coding sequence ATGCGCGCCTGCGCGATGTGCCTGAGCCTGCTGTTGCTGCCACTGCCGGCGCTGGCCGGCGGTGGCAGCGCGCAGACACTGGAATGGCGCCAGGATGGGGCGCGGTTGTCGCTGCGTTCGACGGAGGGCCTGGTGCGCGTGGAGGCCGCCAGCCCGGAAGTGCGCTTCGGCGTGCGCAGTGGCGATCGCATCCTCCGCGTGGACGACACGGCGGTGCGCCGGGTCGAACATCTGGCCGAGGCCCTGCACCATTCCTATGCGGCCACCGCCTATCTGTTGCTGCGCCGCGACAAGCGCGAACTGACGGTGGCGGTCGACGCCGCAGCCTGGCGCCAGGCGCTGAAGGTGCCGCCGCCACCTGCGCCGCCACCGCCGCCGGCGCCTCCCCGGCGCTGA